A single region of the Lotus japonicus ecotype B-129 chromosome 4, LjGifu_v1.2 genome encodes:
- the LOC130710394 gene encoding 8-amino-7-oxononanoate synthase-like, with translation MGPRGAALTCGYSSYHRLLESSLADLKKKEDCLLCPTGCAANMALMSTIGSLASLLAGKELPSGDEMTAVFSDALNHASIIDGIRVAERQKGVKLYIYKHCDMSHLNELLSQCRMRRKVVVTDSLFSMDGDYAPMVELAKLRKKHDFLFVIDDAHGTFVCGKNGGGVAEEFNCEKDVDICIGTLSKVAGCHGGFIACSESWKLLIQSRGRSFIFSTATPVPVAAAAHAAVGVAKHETWRRKAIWNHVKDFHLLTGIPVTSHIISLVVGSEDKALQARRFLLQSGFHVTAIGPPVVPPNSCRLRVALSTVHTRQDLENLTAALSRCINFQVVRMYSSNGYARL, from the exons ATGGGACCAAGGGGCGCTGCCCTTACTTGTGGATATTCCAGTTATCATAGGCTGCTAGAGTCAAGCTTGGCAGATTTGAAAAAGAAAGAG GATTGCCTTCTTTGTCCCACAGGGTGTGCTGCTAATATGGCCTTGATGAGCACAATAGGAAGTTTGGCTTCTCTCTTAGCTGGGAAGGAATTACCTTCTGGTGATGAAATGACTGCCGTCTTTTCTGATGCATTAAACCATGCGTCAATCATTGACGGTATTCGTGTTGCTGAGCGGCAAAAAGGAGTCAAATTGTACATATATAAACATTGTGACATGTCCCACCTCAATGAGCTCTT ATCTCAATGTAGAATGAGGAGGAAAGTTGTGGTGACTGACAG TTTGTTTAGCATGGATGGGGACTATGCACCAATGGTTGAGCTTGCAAAACTTCGCAAGAAGCATGACTTTTTGTTTGTCATTGATGAT GCTCATGGAACATTTGTTTGTGGCAAAAATGGTGGTGGTGTTGCTGAGGAGTTCAACTGTGAAAAGGATGTGGACATATGCATTGGTACTCTAAGTAAAGTTGCTGGCTGCCATGGAGGATTTATAGCATGCAG CGAAAGCTGGAAGCTATTAATACAGTCAAGAGGTCGTTCATTCATATTTTCAACTGCTACGCCAGTTCCAGTTGCTGCTGCTGCTCACG CTGCTGTTGGAGTTGCAAAACATGAGACATGGCGTAGAAAGGCTATATGGAACCATGTGAAAGACTTTCATTTGCTTACAGGAATCCCTGTTACAAGTCACATTATATCTCTAgtagttggcagtgaagacaaaGCACTACAAGCAAGGCG GTTTTTATTGCAATCTGGCTTCCACGTGACTGCAATCGGACCACCAGTTGTGCCTCCTAACTCATGCAG GCTGCGAGTGGCCCTAAGCACAGTTCATACAAGGCAAGATTTGGAAAATCTcacagctgcactctcccgttgCATAAATTTCCAGGT